A stretch of Gloeocapsopsis sp. IPPAS B-1203 DNA encodes these proteins:
- a CDS encoding amino acid ABC transporter ATP-binding protein yields the protein MHLKEDYNVAVDVAVDVENLHKSFGNLKVLQGISTKVSKGEVVAIIGPSGSGKSTFLRCMNLLETPTSGKIYIDGIDITSRKCDIMKIRQNVGMVFQHFHLFPHMTVLDNVAYAPIKVKHVDKSVARQEAMDLLTKVGLAEKADVYPAKLSGGQKQRVAIARSLAMKPQVMLFDEPTSALDPEMVKEVLEVMKDLTQTGITMAIVTHEMGFAREVAHRILFLDEGRLAEDATPKEFFNHPKSDRAKQFLEKML from the coding sequence ATGCACTTGAAAGAAGATTACAACGTAGCAGTTGATGTTGCGGTTGATGTTGAAAATTTGCACAAATCTTTTGGTAATCTCAAAGTTTTACAAGGGATTTCTACCAAAGTCAGTAAAGGCGAAGTTGTTGCAATTATTGGTCCTTCAGGTTCAGGAAAATCAACTTTCTTGCGCTGCATGAATTTACTAGAAACGCCAACATCGGGCAAGATTTATATTGATGGCATTGATATTACGTCGCGTAAATGCGACATCATGAAGATTCGTCAAAATGTGGGAATGGTGTTTCAACACTTTCATTTGTTTCCGCATATGACGGTGTTAGATAATGTGGCGTATGCGCCGATAAAAGTTAAGCACGTTGATAAAAGTGTGGCGCGACAAGAAGCAATGGATTTATTAACGAAAGTGGGGTTAGCTGAAAAAGCTGATGTTTATCCTGCTAAACTATCAGGAGGACAAAAACAACGGGTAGCGATCGCCCGATCTTTAGCGATGAAACCGCAAGTCATGCTGTTTGATGAACCAACATCTGCACTCGATCCGGAAATGGTGAAAGAAGTGTTGGAAGTGATGAAAGACTTGACACAAACAGGAATTACAATGGCAATTGTGACGCATGAAATGGGTTTTGCAAGAGAAGTTGCCCACCGAATTTTATTTTTAGATGAAGGGCGTTTAGCAGAAGACGCAACACCAAAAGAGTTCTTTAATCATCCCAAAAGCGATCGCGCTAAGCAATTCCTCGAAAAAATGCTGTAA
- a CDS encoding ATP-binding protein, with product MDTHISNSIQTLRCQAASLLLYQSVLNNEVGQAFLQLLQTLSHSVDQISCLQAYGNYFKALAASNQSWQDFLITQILLDDNPFSQQVQKTEALPLALLAAAKHDLQALQSLYQCSSNTLSQWVQVATELQTPPTVWDNQVKETDKIPFHLTENWESLVADLVAYYRKFGTGLFINRALRWQAGRFVVISHPDTIQLNQLVGYELQKETLLKNTEFLLSGYSALHVLLYGTRGSGKSSLVKALLNEYQARNLRLIEVAKSDLKDLPQIVEKLRNVPQKFIIFVDDLSFEEDDDAFKALKVVLEGNLTARSQNVVVYATSNRRHLIREFFDDRPQVRDREEVHAWDTMQEKLSFSDRFGLTLTFEPADQKTYLSIIRHLAAQAEITISQEDLEYRALQWATRHNGRSGRTARQFVDFLKAELDLFSG from the coding sequence ATGGATACCCACATCAGTAACTCAATTCAAACTCTCAGGTGTCAAGCAGCATCGTTGCTACTATACCAATCTGTGCTAAATAATGAAGTTGGTCAAGCTTTTTTACAATTATTACAAACACTGAGTCATAGTGTAGATCAAATCAGTTGTCTTCAAGCTTATGGCAATTACTTCAAAGCTTTAGCTGCAAGTAACCAAAGTTGGCAAGATTTTCTCATTACGCAAATTCTTCTTGACGATAACCCATTCTCACAACAAGTTCAGAAAACAGAAGCCCTACCACTAGCCCTTTTAGCCGCAGCAAAACACGATTTACAAGCATTGCAGAGTCTTTATCAATGCAGTAGCAATACTTTGAGTCAGTGGGTACAAGTTGCAACAGAATTACAAACACCACCGACTGTATGGGATAATCAGGTAAAAGAAACTGACAAAATTCCTTTTCACCTAACAGAAAATTGGGAAAGTCTCGTAGCCGATTTAGTAGCTTATTATCGTAAATTTGGCACAGGTTTATTTATAAATCGTGCTTTACGTTGGCAAGCGGGGCGATTTGTTGTAATTTCACATCCAGATACAATTCAACTAAATCAACTTGTAGGTTATGAACTGCAAAAAGAGACTTTACTAAAAAATACTGAATTTCTCCTCTCAGGATATTCTGCACTTCACGTATTACTTTATGGTACTCGTGGTTCGGGAAAATCTTCTTTGGTAAAAGCCTTATTGAATGAATATCAAGCTCGCAATCTACGTCTAATTGAAGTTGCTAAATCTGATTTAAAAGATTTACCACAAATTGTTGAGAAATTGCGCAATGTTCCCCAGAAATTCATTATCTTTGTGGACGATCTTTCGTTTGAAGAAGATGATGATGCTTTTAAAGCTTTAAAAGTTGTCTTAGAAGGTAACTTAACAGCGCGATCGCAAAACGTTGTAGTGTATGCTACGTCTAATCGTCGTCACTTGATTCGAGAATTTTTTGATGATAGACCACAGGTGCGAGATCGTGAGGAGGTTCACGCCTGGGATACAATGCAGGAAAAACTATCGTTTAGCGATCGCTTCGGCTTAACTTTGACTTTTGAACCCGCAGATCAGAAAACATATTTGAGTATTATTCGTCATCTTGCTGCACAAGCTGAAATTACCATTAGTCAAGAAGATTTGGAATATCGTGCTTTGCAATGGGCGACACGGCATAATGGACGATCGGGACGTACCGCAAGACAGTTTGTTGATTTTCTTAAAGCTGAGCTAGATCTATTTTCGGGATGA
- a CDS encoding TIR domain-containing protein, with translation MSIGDPVDSSSVQARDDYDVFISYSRKDGEFVHQLWEAFKQHNKKPWLDQDNIPLTAKWREEIREGIEKADNFVFIISPDSVTSNACREEIELAVQLHKRLIPILYRYTSSRTVHEALREIQFIPFADDFASAFNTLIAALDTDIAHVKAHTSLLVSALNWQRHECDRSFLLNGGQVLAEAEQWLAQNKDKNPQPTNLHQEYINTSRQAEEEQKAIELRLRRMTPQQYRNRQALLNKVHQYWVKGVLENSLQNRAPIALGLDERLDTVAQPWNMTLETTEQPEKPIPAGTRIISLFDQLGAGRTLLILGEPGGGKTTALLELVRDLVLRAEQGIDDRIPVVFNLCSWIDQKQKITDWLVEELNTKYQVPLQIGQIWVKEQQLLLLLDGLDEVRAEIRDACVAALNVFQQEESSEMVVTSRIKDYESLSNKLSFQSAICLRLLTLEQVHLYLDSTGFELTNLRTLIREDRALQELTRSPLMLNIMTVAYQGVKIATLPQADTTQLFNSYIDRMFQHRQPKLHYSKSVAIRWLVWLAQQMSQQSKTVFFIEQLQPSWLQTTVDKMTYRLGVILLGGVVCWLIGGVIGGLFQWRIEIVIGWLLLGLTVGLFISLGRNTIYTVETLKWSWQAAFKSFIKGLFYGLVYGIGFEFIAQVILLLTTSEMQWSLIVILTTTLVMGMIFGVAGGLRGWEIETKTIPNQGIWRSIANAGIVGLAGGLIGGILFEPAFWSLEARNAIVAGGAGVAFGLLFGLILGGGQACIRHFSLRFVLYRKNLIPWNYAQFLDYATDLIFLQKVGGGYIFIHRLLLEHFAQMK, from the coding sequence ATGAGTATCGGTGATCCGGTTGATTCGAGTTCAGTCCAAGCGCGGGATGACTACGATGTATTTATTTCCTATTCGCGTAAGGATGGGGAATTTGTGCATCAACTCTGGGAAGCTTTTAAACAGCACAACAAGAAACCTTGGCTAGATCAAGATAATATTCCACTCACAGCAAAGTGGCGTGAAGAGATCCGCGAAGGAATTGAAAAAGCTGATAATTTCGTTTTTATTATTAGTCCTGATTCTGTGACTTCCAACGCTTGTCGCGAGGAAATAGAACTTGCTGTGCAGTTGCATAAACGACTCATACCGATTCTTTATCGCTATACTTCCTCTAGAACTGTCCACGAAGCGCTAAGAGAAATTCAGTTTATTCCGTTTGCTGATGATTTTGCAAGTGCTTTTAATACACTTATTGCTGCACTTGATACCGATATAGCTCATGTTAAGGCTCATACAAGTTTACTTGTTAGTGCTCTTAATTGGCAAAGACACGAATGCGATCGCAGTTTTCTGTTAAATGGCGGACAAGTATTAGCAGAAGCAGAACAATGGCTAGCGCAAAATAAGGATAAAAACCCTCAACCAACAAATTTACACCAAGAATATATCAACACCAGTCGTCAAGCTGAAGAAGAACAAAAAGCTATTGAACTGCGGTTGCGACGCATGACACCCCAGCAATATCGCAATCGCCAAGCTTTACTCAACAAAGTTCATCAATATTGGGTAAAAGGTGTTTTAGAAAACTCACTGCAAAATCGAGCACCGATCGCTTTAGGGCTAGATGAACGACTTGATACTGTGGCTCAACCTTGGAACATGACGCTTGAGACAACCGAGCAACCAGAAAAACCGATTCCTGCTGGTACAAGAATTATTTCACTATTCGATCAACTTGGTGCAGGACGAACATTACTCATTTTAGGCGAACCTGGCGGTGGCAAAACAACAGCTTTACTCGAACTTGTCCGCGACTTAGTACTGCGTGCTGAGCAAGGAATTGATGACCGCATCCCTGTTGTTTTTAACCTTTGTTCATGGATTGATCAAAAACAAAAAATTACCGATTGGCTTGTTGAAGAACTTAATACTAAATATCAAGTCCCTCTACAGATTGGGCAAATTTGGGTAAAAGAACAGCAATTACTGTTACTCCTAGATGGCTTAGATGAAGTCCGCGCAGAGATTCGTGATGCTTGTGTGGCTGCACTTAATGTGTTTCAACAAGAAGAAAGTAGCGAAATGGTAGTGACAAGTCGAATTAAAGATTACGAAAGTTTGTCAAATAAACTCAGTTTTCAAAGTGCCATTTGCTTAAGGTTATTGACTTTAGAACAAGTTCATCTGTATCTAGATAGTACAGGTTTTGAGTTAACTAATTTAAGAACTTTAATTAGAGAAGATCGAGCACTGCAAGAACTGACGCGATCGCCTTTAATGCTCAATATCATGACTGTCGCTTATCAAGGAGTTAAGATTGCCACATTACCTCAAGCTGACACTACCCAACTATTCAATTCTTACATTGACCGCATGTTTCAGCACCGTCAACCAAAGCTTCACTACTCAAAATCTGTAGCAATACGCTGGTTAGTTTGGTTAGCACAACAAATGTCTCAACAGTCTAAAACAGTCTTTTTTATTGAGCAACTTCAACCGAGTTGGTTACAAACAACAGTTGACAAAATGACGTATCGCTTGGGAGTTATCTTACTTGGCGGAGTAGTTTGTTGGTTGATTGGAGGAGTGATTGGTGGATTATTTCAATGGCGCATCGAAATTGTCATTGGATGGCTACTATTAGGGTTAACAGTAGGGTTATTTATCAGTTTAGGAAGAAACACAATCTACACTGTAGAGACGCTGAAATGGTCATGGCAAGCAGCTTTTAAAAGCTTTATCAAAGGACTTTTTTATGGATTAGTTTATGGCATTGGTTTCGAGTTCATTGCTCAGGTCATTTTGCTACTAACTACGAGTGAAATGCAATGGTCGCTCATTGTTATCCTAACGACTACGCTAGTTATGGGAATGATTTTTGGCGTAGCTGGCGGGTTACGGGGCTGGGAAATTGAGACAAAAACAATCCCAAATCAGGGTATTTGGCGATCTATTGCCAATGCAGGAATTGTTGGTTTAGCAGGTGGATTAATTGGGGGAATACTGTTTGAACCTGCTTTTTGGTCACTGGAAGCGCGTAATGCGATCGTTGCTGGAGGTGCTGGAGTAGCTTTTGGTCTACTTTTCGGGCTAATTTTGGGTGGTGGTCAAGCTTGCATACGTCATTTTAGCTTACGCTTTGTCTTATACCGCAAAAATTTGATTCCTTGGAACTACGCTCAATTTCTTGATTACGCCACTGATTTAATCTTTTTGCAAAAAGTTGGTGGCGGCTATATTTTCATTCACCGTTTACTATTAGAGCATTTTGCACAGATGAAGTGA
- a CDS encoding ABC transporter substrate-binding protein/permease produces the protein MKKLRLLFTISLAAIVTLIIVVSDGINNKIAAQSQYAGRSLVMVTSADYPPYEFRDTAQGNEIIGFDIDIANYIAQELGFELKIQDTDFSGIIPALQSQRADFAMAGMTPTEERRQNVDFSDIYYEAKNTIVALKGSNFQQPEDLAGKRVGVQLGSIQETAAKEFKDVTIVPLNRTGEIIQEVKSRRVDAAIIEDTIATGFVANNPDLEFNTIEAGEGGSAIAFPRGSPLVADFNGVLQQMQSSGEIDRLINKWFGGEPETNATANDGFSFAQIAPSIPFILRGILVTLQFTALSAFFGFIWGTILSLFKISTFKPLVWFATAYTSIFRGTPLLLQIALVYYATPQITGYNIPALLAGVITFTLNSGAYISETIRGGILAVDKGQREAALSLGVPYRPMMLDIILPQAIKNILPALVNESIALLKDSALVSTIGVADLLRRAQIVGAERYIYFEPLIVAGLIYYLMVMSLTWGGYALERRLQRSS, from the coding sequence CGCTCAATCACAATATGCTGGGCGTAGTTTGGTAATGGTGACATCAGCAGATTACCCACCCTACGAATTTAGAGATACAGCACAGGGAAATGAAATTATTGGTTTTGATATAGATATTGCCAATTATATTGCTCAAGAATTAGGATTTGAATTAAAAATTCAAGATACAGATTTTAGTGGTATAATACCTGCCCTACAATCGCAACGTGCAGACTTCGCAATGGCGGGAATGACACCAACAGAGGAACGCCGCCAAAACGTAGATTTTTCTGATATTTACTACGAAGCAAAAAATACAATTGTTGCACTCAAAGGTAGCAACTTTCAGCAACCTGAAGATTTAGCAGGAAAAAGAGTCGGCGTTCAACTTGGTTCAATTCAAGAAACTGCGGCAAAAGAATTTAAAGATGTTACTATTGTCCCGCTCAATCGTACTGGTGAGATTATTCAAGAAGTTAAATCAAGACGCGTTGATGCAGCAATTATTGAAGATACGATCGCTACAGGTTTTGTTGCCAATAACCCCGATTTAGAATTTAATACGATTGAAGCAGGCGAAGGTGGTTCTGCGATCGCATTTCCAAGAGGATCGCCATTAGTTGCTGATTTCAATGGCGTTTTACAACAAATGCAAAGTAGTGGAGAAATTGATAGGTTAATCAATAAATGGTTTGGTGGTGAACCTGAAACAAATGCAACTGCAAATGATGGTTTTTCTTTTGCCCAAATTGCCCCAAGTATTCCATTTATTTTGCGCGGCATTTTAGTTACTCTGCAATTTACCGCTTTATCTGCATTTTTTGGTTTTATCTGGGGAACAATTCTATCACTGTTTAAAATCTCCACATTTAAACCGTTAGTCTGGTTTGCAACAGCTTATACTTCAATCTTTCGTGGTACGCCGTTACTGTTACAAATTGCCTTGGTTTATTACGCCACACCACAAATCACGGGTTACAACATACCTGCATTATTAGCTGGGGTAATTACATTTACACTAAATTCTGGTGCATATATTTCTGAAACAATTCGTGGTGGTATTTTGGCAGTTGATAAGGGACAGCGCGAAGCTGCACTTTCTTTGGGTGTGCCTTACCGACCAATGATGTTAGATATTATCTTACCCCAGGCAATTAAAAATATTTTGCCAGCATTGGTGAATGAAAGTATCGCATTACTCAAAGATTCAGCTTTAGTATCTACAATTGGTGTAGCAGATTTGTTACGCCGCGCTCAAATTGTCGGTGCAGAAAGGTATATTTACTTTGAACCGCTGATAGTTGCTGGTTTGATTTACTACTTAATGGTTATGAGTTTAACTTGGGGTGGATATGCACTTGAAAGAAGATTACAACGTAGCAGTTGA